One stretch of Candidatus Polarisedimenticolia bacterium DNA includes these proteins:
- a CDS encoding protein kinase, whose product MNHSLQPGSSLSHYRVISPLGAGGMGEVYVAQDTSLERAVALKILPPELMKSEERVRRFIQEAKSASSLSHPHIVTIYEIGKSEVRGSDAGDAMAAPGPGIHFIAMELISGETLKQKIHQEKTDLKALLRYLAQSADGLAKAHAAGIVHRDLKPENIMISRDGYAKVLDFGLAKLTERRETGGDPNNALTATREQTRDGAVMGTVAYMSPEQVQARPVDHRSDIFSFGAILYEAATRSKPFLADSDVEVMHKILRDTPAPIEQKNPEVPSELRRLIRRCMAKSPDQRLQSMKDLAIELSEIADEYDTLSRASATHASGSSVSSPALDAAARKTPTARLALIAALVIGAAGVGFGIYSWMQGRGGVRTASHADTMQMTRLFGSDALRNATISPDGKYVASVHYDQAGFGVWIRQVATGSDVEVVKPLPTPFPGITFSPDGNFIYYVNQETSGPGYSILYQVPALGGMARKLLFDIDSGVSFSPDGRRLAFIRGYPQTRENVLLVANSDGTGERRVASRKSPDGFPTQIAPSWSADGKWIALVDGAVTGGVQQVPVLVNPDTGKTEPLGDRQWGFISALTWVRDGSGVLLSGMENSARGTPQVWFLPYPRGNPRRVTQDLNRYFDVSTTADSRSALTVQRGGQSDIYVAPLDPAAEVKQLTHGAGTEDAIGAVAALGNDRILFTYLKDAAVLLGVLGADSRRTQISPDATVDLFPITSRDGKVIAFQVVPETKPPSVWRMDADGGNRRQVTEGKGERPLAISPDGSWLVYMSSAEKGLFRIPTAGGKPEKIGDEVLAEADISPDGKRVAFAAFLAEDGLLRRKIAVVPAQGGDRLAALPYLEGGQIRFAPGGNAVTINIPRAGVDNIWLKPLDGSPPKQLTRFTDGNIFSYDWTPDGKSLVLSRGKVTSDVILLSDFH is encoded by the coding sequence ATGAACCACTCCCTGCAGCCCGGAAGCTCGCTTTCCCACTATCGCGTGATCTCACCGCTCGGCGCCGGCGGCATGGGCGAGGTCTACGTCGCCCAGGACACCTCCCTCGAGCGGGCGGTGGCCCTCAAGATCCTTCCTCCAGAGCTGATGAAGAGCGAGGAGCGGGTCCGGCGCTTCATCCAGGAGGCCAAGTCGGCCTCCTCCCTCAGCCATCCGCACATCGTCACCATCTACGAGATCGGCAAATCCGAGGTGCGGGGAAGCGACGCGGGCGACGCCATGGCGGCCCCGGGGCCGGGGATCCACTTCATCGCCATGGAGCTGATCAGCGGCGAGACGCTGAAGCAGAAGATCCACCAGGAGAAGACCGACCTCAAGGCGCTGCTGCGCTATCTGGCGCAATCCGCCGACGGCTTGGCCAAGGCGCACGCCGCCGGCATCGTGCACCGCGACCTCAAGCCCGAGAACATCATGATCTCGCGCGACGGCTACGCCAAAGTCCTCGATTTCGGTCTGGCGAAGCTCACGGAGCGGCGCGAGACCGGGGGCGATCCGAACAACGCGCTGACCGCGACGCGCGAGCAGACGCGCGACGGGGCGGTGATGGGGACGGTCGCCTACATGTCTCCGGAGCAGGTGCAGGCCCGTCCCGTGGACCACCGCTCCGACATCTTCTCGTTCGGCGCCATTCTCTACGAGGCTGCCACGCGGTCGAAGCCGTTCCTGGCCGATTCCGACGTCGAGGTGATGCACAAGATCCTGCGCGACACGCCGGCGCCGATCGAGCAGAAGAACCCCGAGGTTCCCTCCGAGCTGCGCCGCCTGATCCGCCGATGCATGGCGAAGTCGCCCGACCAGCGGCTGCAGTCGATGAAGGACCTGGCGATCGAGCTGAGCGAAATCGCTGACGAGTACGATACGCTGTCGCGCGCCTCGGCCACGCACGCCTCCGGCTCTTCCGTCTCGTCACCCGCGCTGGATGCCGCCGCCCGCAAGACTCCCACCGCGCGCCTGGCCCTGATCGCCGCGCTGGTGATCGGGGCGGCCGGTGTAGGCTTTGGCATCTACAGCTGGATGCAAGGTCGCGGAGGAGTTCGCACCGCCAGTCACGCCGACACCATGCAGATGACCCGCCTCTTCGGCTCTGACGCGCTGCGCAATGCAACCATCTCCCCCGACGGAAAATATGTGGCCAGCGTGCACTACGATCAGGCCGGCTTCGGCGTCTGGATACGGCAGGTGGCCACCGGCAGCGACGTGGAAGTGGTGAAGCCCCTGCCCACGCCGTTTCCCGGGATCACCTTCTCCCCGGACGGCAACTTCATCTACTACGTGAACCAGGAGACCTCGGGCCCCGGGTATTCGATTCTCTACCAGGTTCCGGCGCTGGGAGGGATGGCCCGCAAGCTCCTGTTCGACATCGACTCGGGGGTCAGCTTCTCCCCCGACGGCCGCCGCCTCGCCTTCATCCGCGGCTATCCCCAGACCCGGGAGAACGTCCTGCTCGTCGCCAACTCCGACGGCACCGGCGAGCGGCGCGTGGCCTCGCGCAAGTCTCCCGACGGCTTCCCCACCCAAATCGCCCCTTCGTGGTCGGCCGACGGGAAGTGGATCGCCCTGGTGGACGGAGCCGTAACGGGAGGAGTCCAGCAGGTACCGGTCCTCGTCAATCCCGACACGGGGAAAACGGAGCCCCTGGGAGACAGGCAGTGGGGCTTCATTTCCGCCCTCACCTGGGTGCGCGACGGCAGCGGCGTTCTTCTTTCCGGCATGGAGAACTCCGCGCGTGGAACGCCGCAGGTCTGGTTCCTCCCCTATCCCCGGGGAAACCCGCGCCGCGTCACTCAGGATCTGAACCGCTATTTCGACGTAAGCACCACCGCCGATTCGCGCTCCGCCCTCACGGTGCAGCGCGGCGGACAGTCGGACATCTACGTCGCGCCCCTCGACCCGGCGGCGGAGGTGAAACAGCTCACTCACGGGGCGGGCACCGAGGATGCCATCGGCGCCGTCGCGGCGCTGGGCAACGACCGGATCCTTTTCACCTACCTCAAGGACGCCGCGGTCCTCCTGGGAGTGCTGGGAGCGGATTCCCGGCGCACGCAAATCTCGCCCGATGCAACGGTCGACCTCTTTCCGATCACCTCGCGCGACGGCAAAGTGATCGCTTTCCAGGTGGTGCCGGAGACAAAACCGCCGAGCGTCTGGAGGATGGATGCCGATGGCGGGAACCGGAGACAGGTGACGGAGGGCAAGGGAGAGCGGCCTCTGGCGATTTCACCGGACGGCAGTTGGCTGGTCTACATGAGCTCCGCCGAGAAGGGGCTGTTCAGGATTCCCACCGCGGGAGGAAAACCGGAAAAGATCGGCGACGAGGTGCTCGCGGAGGCCGACATATCGCCCGACGGGAAGCGCGTGGCTTTCGCCGCGTTCCTTGCTGAGGACGGGCTGCTGCGGCGCAAGATCGCCGTGGTTCCCGCGCAGGGGGGGGACCGGCTGGCGGCGCTGCCCTATCTCGAAGGGGGCCAGATCCGGTTCGCGCCCGGTGGGAACGCCGTGACCATCAACATCCCCCGGGCGGGAGTCGACAACATCTGGCTCAAGCCGCTTGACGGCAGCCCGCCGAAGCAACTCACCCGCTTCACCGACGGGAACATCTTTTCCTACGACTGGACGCCCGACGGCAAGAGCCTGGTCCTGTCGCGCGGCAAGGTCACCAGCGACGTCATCCTGCTGAGCGATTTTCACTGA